A single region of the Pyricularia oryzae 70-15 chromosome 4, whole genome shotgun sequence genome encodes:
- a CDS encoding serine/threonine protein kinase, with the protein MTTKMWWDTARIQETVTRQFIYSNLSPFDCELISRPVVSRGGLTDRSYGCLILERAKRIFLILLDLGCPERIFAALENSWDDNDLPLDPEQAQQLLSSQPDGTKVGDRRLERSFCERQFKYLLRFPRKGEHLTYQPLELVPLDIAREPWKPLRETSSKIIDSVSLPQYPGQTFERRRFRLASLGGGAYVGKDEICQEIEQARTLQSVHLVSYFCSYQHQDHIYVLFEPASASKRRSLRTLLRSTTTDTASPVAFVRRTRPRRNGGVNGVHTQPLRVLNWVNCLAGTLCMIHGIGLAHGNIKPSTIMVRDDEDILLSDFTRLNPSVLARAEGLDSFDNEAYNYAAPEQWIRTTSSLVRDRSLELPHPAIRTDESRNFGIPRASTDSDRTRLIGSPLTAGVTAPGWLDPRAADVFSLGCIILEMLGLLLGISSKAFAEHRAAKQKTHGRGSSIPDSSYHRNLGQVEGWMEFLAKKATSQDRKDMTEGSRDVNVFAAVVPLLHMTARMLAVNAMGRPSMEEVERETYQILTEVCGIDKPHCISSRNAYAQAEPTSSQANGNCSIPTAAFPTVITSDEESEPTMMAVLRTERTSSPPLTLCSGLEKIRDLRIKSK; encoded by the coding sequence ATGACGACAAAAATGTGGTGGGACACTGCACGAATCCAGGAGACAGTTACGAGGCAGTTCATATATTCCAATCTTTCGCCTTTTGATTGCGAACTCATCAGCCGCCCGGTCGTCTCCAGGGGCGGCTTGACCGACCGATCCTATGGATGTCTGATATTGGAGAGAGCGAAGCGGATATTCCTCATTTTGTTAGATCTCGGCTGCCCAGAGCGTATATTTGCCGCTCTAGAAAACTCGTGGGATGACAATGACCTCCCCCTTGACCCTGAACAAGCGCAGCAGTTGTTGAGCTCACAACCCGACGGTACCAAAGTCGGCGATCGACGACTCGAACGCAGCTTTTGCGAACGACAGTTCAAGTACCTCTTGAGATTCCCCCGCAAGGGAGAGCACCTGACCTATCAACCCCTGGAATTGGTGCCCCTCGACATCGCTCGCGAGCCCTGGAAACCGCTGAGGGAAACCAGCAGCAAGATCATTGACAGTGTCAGCTTGCCACAGTACCCTGGCCAGACTTTTGAGCGAAGACGATTCAGGCTGGCATCATTGGGCGGCGGTGCATATGTGGGAAAGGATGAAATCTGCCAGGAGATTGAACAAGCTCGCACGCTGCAGAGTGTTCATCTTGTTTCGTACTTTTGCTCGTACCAACATCAGGACCATATCTACGTCCTTTTCGAGCCTGCCTCGGCGAGCAAAAGAAGATCTCTCAGGACATTGCTGAGATCAACCACAACCGACACGGCCAGTCCCGTAGCATTTGTCAGGAGAACAAGACCAAGAAGAAACGGCGGCGTGAACGGGGTGCATACGCAGCCGTTGCGGGTTCTCAACTGGGTCAATTGCCTAGCTGGCACGCTCTGCATGATACATGGGATTGGCTTGGCCCACGGCAACATCAAGCCCTCTACCATTATGGTAAGAGACGACGAGGATATTCTCCTGTCCGATTTTACGAGATTAAACCCATCAGTCTTGGCAAGAGCCGAGGGTCTAGATAGCTTCGACAATGAAGCGTACAACTATGCTGCTCCCGAGCAATGGATCCGCACTACGTCATCCCTGGTGCGTGATAGAAGTCTTGAGCTGCCGCACCCAGCCATAAGAACTGACGAGTCCAGAAACTTTGGAATTCCTCGAGCATCCACCGACAGTGACCGTACACGTTTGATAGGCAGCCCTCTTACGGCAGGTGTCACAGCACCAGGCTGGCTCGACCCCAGGGCTGCCGACGTGTTTTCCCTCGGCTGCATCATACTCGAGATGCTCGGGCTTCTGCTGGGGATCTCGAGCAAAGCCTTCGCCGAACATCGAGCTGCGAAGCAAAAAACCCATGGGCGTGGCAGCTCGATCCCCGACTCGTCGTACCATCGTAATCTCGGTCAAGTGGAGGGGTGGATGGAGTTCTTAGCTAAAAAGGCAACGTCTCAAGACAGAAAAGACATGACGGAGGGTTCTCGGGATGTCAATGTCTTTGCGGCGGTTGTCCCCTTGCTCCACATGACAGCACGAATGCTGGCTGTCAATGCCATGGGTCGGCCATCCATGGAGGAGGTCGAAAGAGAGACGTATCAAATACTGACCGAAGTATGTGGAATCGACAAGCCGCACTGCATTTCCAGTCGGAATGCATATGCGCAGGCTGAGCCCACAAGCTCCCAAGCGAACGGCAACTGCTCGATACCTACAGCGGCTTTTCCGACTGTAATTACCAGCGACGAGGAGAGTGAGCCCACGATGATGGCCGTGTTGAGAACGGAGAGGACTAGTTCACCACCGTTGACTCTCTGTAGCGGGTTGGAGAAGATCCGAGACTTGCGTATCAAGAGCAAGTAA
- a CDS encoding epidermal retinal dehydrogenase 2 produces MAAHHRSPPGESWFAPLSIDLVLKVLYVTFFHPFVAWIVVLCFRAQHMEYDAMPMRVTMAYATFVTVCWTLAAVNRRIAFGMPREVDLDEEVIVITGGASGLGLLIAEVYGMRGASVAVLDVKDMENGESRGVNHYKCDVTDKAALKKVAAQIEEELGTPTVLINNAAIVNGKPLLEMEIEDIERSLSTNLVSHFYTLKTFLPAIVRGGKGGTIVTISSVIGQLGCARLTDYAAAKGGVIALHKSLTAELKQSHPDIRTVLVTPGQLSTPLFYGVKTPNSIIAPIVEPVEVAKEIISAIDNGKADHIGMPFYARWCDWYNVLPVSLQILARKVAGIDGAMETFVGRQGAKKEVLLEGL; encoded by the exons ATGGCTGCCCACCATCGTTCTCCCCCGGGCGAGTCCTGGTTTGCGCCGCTCTCGATCGACCTCGTCCTCAAGGTGCTCTATGTGACCTTCTTCCACCCCTTTGTGGCCTGGATCGTGGTGCTGTGCTTCCGCGCCCAGCACATGGAGTACGATGCCATGCCAATGCGCGTCACCATGGCCTACGCGACCTTCGTCACCGTGTGCTGGACCCTGGCTGCCGTCAACCGCCGCATCGCATTCGGCATGCCCCGCGAGGTCGATCTGGACGAGGAGGTCATTGTCATCACCGGCGGTGCCAGCGGTCTGGGCCTCCTCATCGCCGAGGTTTATGGCATGCGTGGCGCGAGCGTCGCCGTCCTCGACGTCAAGGACATGGAGAATGGCGAGTCGCGTGGCGTGAACCACTACAAGTGTGATGTGACGGACAAGGCTGCCCTCAAAAAGGTTGCGGCGCAGATTGAAGAAGAA CTGGGTACTCCTACCGTCCTGATCAACAACGCAGCTATCGTCAACGGCAAGCCCCTCCTTGAGATGGAGATCGAAGATATTGAGCGCAGCCTCTCGACCAACCTCGTCTCCCACTTCTACACCCTTAAGACCTTCCTTCCGGCCATTGTACGCGGCGGCAAGGGAGGAACCATTGTGACAATCTCGTCCGTCATCGGCCAACTGGGCTGTGCGCGCCTAACCGActacgccgccgccaagggtGGCGTGATCGCCCTCCACAAGTCCCTGACAGCCGAGCTGAAGCAGTCGCACCCGGACATCCGGACGGTCCTGGTGACGCCCGGTCAGCTCAGCACGCCGCTCTTCTACGGCGTCAAGACACCCAACAGCATCATCGCCCCCATCGTGGAGCCCGTCGAGGTCGCCAAGGAGATTATCAGCGCCATTGACAACGGAAAGGCCGACCACATCGGCATGCCATTTTACGCGCGCTGGTGCGACTGGTACAATGTGCTGCCGGTCAGCCTGCAGATCCTCGCCCGCAAGGTCGCGGGCATCGACGGGGCGATGGAGACATTTGTCGGTCGACAAGGCGCCAAGAAGGAGGTTTTGCTCGAGGGTTTATGA